From Primulina huaijiensis isolate GDHJ02 chromosome 15, ASM1229523v2, whole genome shotgun sequence, one genomic window encodes:
- the LOC140960008 gene encoding eukaryotic translation initiation factor 3 subunit E-like, with protein sequence MAAKYDLTQRIAPQLDRHLVFPLLEFLQERGLYPEEDILKAKIELLNHTNMVDYAMDIHKSLYRSEDVPQEMVGRRAEVVGGLKSSEEAAAPIVTFLQNPNAVQELRADKQHNLQMLNDRYQIGPKQIEALYKYAKFQFECGNYSGAADYLCQYRALCTDTEKSLSALWGKLAAEILMQNWDVALEELNRLKEIIDSKSFSSPLNQVQSRIWLLHWSLFIFFNHDNGRTLIIDLFNQDKYLNAIQTNAPHLLRYLATAFIVNKRRRPQLKDFIKVIQQEQYSYEDPITEFLACLYVNYDFDGAQRKMKECEEAILNDPFLGKRVEEGNFTTVPLRDEFLENARLFIFETYCRIHQRIDMGVLAEKLNLNYEEAERWIVNLVKTSKLDAKINSKTGTITMEPNFPNVYEQLIDQTKALSGRTYKLVSQLLEHAQSQTAR encoded by the exons ATGGCCGCGAAATACGACCTGACACAGCGTATTGCGCCGCAGCTTGACCGTCATCTGGTGTTCCCTCTACTTGAGTTTTTACAAGAGAGAGGATTGTACCCCGAGGAGGATATTTTGAAGGCAAAAATCGAGCTGCTTAACCACACAAACATGGTCGATTATGCCATGGACATACACAAGTCCCTCTATCGATCTGAAGATGTTCCACAag AAATGGTGGGGAGAAGAGCCGAGGTGGTGGGTGGGTTGAAGTCATCGGAAGAGGCCGCAGCTCCCATAGTTACCTTTCTGCAGAATCCTAATGCAGTTCAGGAACTGAGAGCTGACAAACAGCATAATCTTCAGATGCTCAACGATCGCTATCAG ATAGGTCCAAAGCAGATAGAAGCACTGTATAAGTATGCCAAATTTCAGTTTGAATGTGGCAACTACTCTGGTGCTGCCGATTATTTGTGTCAGTACAGGGCCTTGTGTACAGACACGGAAAAGAGTTTAAGTGCATTATGGGGAAAACTAGCAGCAGAGATATTGATGCAGAACTGGGATGTTGCACTGGAGGAGCTCAACCGCCTGAAGGAAATAATTGACTCTAAG AGTTTCTCTTCTCCATTGAATCAAGTACAAAGTAGAATATGGCTATTGCATTGGAGTTTGTTCATCTTCTTCAATCATGACAATGGAAGAACCCTAATTATTGACTTGTTCAACCAGGACAA GTATTTGAATGCCATTCAAACAAATGCTCCTCATCTTCTACGTTACCTGGCAACTGCTTTCATCGTCAACAAAAGGAGGCGGCCTCAACTTAAAGATTTCATCAAGGTTATTCAGCAAGAGCAGTATTCTTATGAAGATCCAATCACAGAGTTTTTGGCATGTTTATATGTCAACTATGACTTTGATGGGGCTCAAAGAAAGATGAAAGAGTGTGAAGAA GCAATCCTAAATGATCCATTCCTTGGTAAACGGGTTGAGGAAGGAAATTTTACTACTGTACCATTAAGAGATGAGTTCCTTGAGAATGCTCGACTTTTCATTTTTGAGACCTACTGTCGCATTCATCAGCGCATTGACATGGG TGTGCTCGCTGAGAAACTGAATTTGAACTATGAAGAGGCTGAGAGATGGATAGTGAATCTCGTAAAGACTTCAAAACTTGATGCCAAGATCAATTCCAAGACCGGAACAATCACAATGGAACCCAATTTTCCCAATGT GTATGAACAGCTTATCGACCAAACTAAAGCACTTTCAGGGCGCACCTATAAACTAGTAAGCCAGCTCCTGGAACATGCTCAGTCGCAAACTGCTCGGTAG